In Moorella sp. Hama-1, a single genomic region encodes these proteins:
- the spoIIAB gene encoding anti-sigma F factor, whose product MAGQQVENSMALEFLSLPENVGLARVAVAAFAAQVDMTLNELEEIKVAVSEAVSNAIIHGYEGQPRGTVRVTVERTGAGLVITVTDQGKGISDIALAMQPAYSTDPERMGLGFAFMQSFMDELEVTSEVNRGTRVRMLKTTKQAGEA is encoded by the coding sequence ATGGCCGGCCAGCAAGTGGAAAACAGTATGGCCCTGGAGTTTTTAAGTCTCCCGGAGAATGTTGGCCTGGCCCGGGTGGCCGTAGCCGCCTTTGCCGCCCAGGTGGACATGACCCTGAACGAGCTGGAAGAGATTAAAGTGGCTGTTTCGGAAGCTGTCTCCAATGCCATCATCCATGGCTATGAAGGCCAGCCTCGGGGTACAGTAAGGGTGACGGTAGAACGCACCGGCGCCGGTCTAGTAATCACCGTCACCGACCAGGGCAAGGGCATCTCTGATATAGCCCTGGCCATGCAACCCGCCTATTCCACCGACCCGGAGAGAATGGGCCTGGGATTTGCCTTTATGCAGTCCTTTATGGATGAATTGGAGGTGACCTCGGAGGTTAACCGGGGTACCAGGGTCCGGATGTTAAAAACCACTAAGCAAGCGGGGGAGGCCTGA
- a CDS encoding STAS domain-containing protein, which yields MQVFFSMEGKELQARIKGEVDLETADRLRQELEASLDHARPEVLLLDLAGVTFMDSSGLGVILGRYRRLKKQGGRVILARPQPQVRRLLEISGLGKIMTIETGEAVSGQGVVE from the coding sequence TTGCAAGTTTTTTTTAGTATGGAGGGCAAGGAACTCCAGGCCCGGATCAAGGGTGAGGTAGACCTGGAGACCGCCGACCGGCTGCGCCAGGAATTGGAGGCCAGCCTGGATCATGCCCGGCCCGAGGTGTTACTCCTCGATCTGGCCGGAGTTACCTTTATGGACAGTTCAGGCCTGGGAGTTATCCTGGGTCGTTACCGGCGTTTAAAGAAACAGGGCGGTAGAGTCATCCTCGCTCGACCCCAGCCCCAGGTCCGCCGTCTCCTGGAGATTTCCGGCCTGGGGAAGATCATGACCATCGAGACCGGAGAAGCGGTAAGTGGGCAGGGGGTGGTTGAGTGA